The following coding sequences are from one Halobaculum marinum window:
- a CDS encoding TIGR00341 family protein — protein MRLVRTLVPEDGLAAVESVLDGYDIDYVVVNEAGDTDAEGLLVEFPVPTQAVESVLAEVREAREADHGGSEEPPEDAYTVVTSAESVFAPHVDELEARFVTGTEEDDAIPTEEIRSTALDMTPSPLTYYSMTLLSALVATAGLLLDAPAIVVGSMVIAPLIGSALTASVGTVLDERRMLWEGLKTQLLGLALAIAAATAFSLALRSAAFLPPALDVTTTRQIANRISPGLLSVVVGVCAGAAGAFGLATGVSVALVGVMVAAALVPAAAAVGIGIAWRVPSVALGAFLLLVLNALAIHLAAAAVLWHLGYRPDDATANRDGGLPWSRYASVAAVALVVLALFVAAGATVGTQIAFERQANVVAADVVDEERYEALELVSVTTEFGLPDALLASGDRAVTVVVSRPVDRRYPDLARTIADGIERETGNRVAVTVEFVDRQRVSAPARAVGSSRSR, from the coding sequence ATGCGACTCGTCCGGACCCTCGTCCCCGAGGACGGCCTCGCGGCCGTCGAATCCGTCCTCGACGGCTACGACATCGACTACGTCGTCGTCAACGAGGCGGGCGACACAGACGCCGAGGGGCTCCTCGTCGAGTTTCCGGTGCCGACGCAGGCGGTCGAGTCCGTGCTGGCGGAGGTCCGCGAGGCGCGGGAGGCCGACCACGGCGGGTCGGAGGAGCCGCCGGAAGACGCCTACACCGTCGTCACGAGCGCCGAGTCCGTGTTCGCACCCCACGTCGACGAACTGGAGGCGCGGTTCGTCACCGGCACCGAGGAGGACGACGCAATCCCGACCGAGGAGATTCGCTCGACGGCGCTGGACATGACGCCGAGTCCACTGACGTACTACTCGATGACGCTGTTGAGCGCGCTCGTCGCGACGGCGGGGCTGCTGCTCGACGCTCCCGCCATCGTCGTCGGGTCGATGGTGATCGCGCCGCTCATCGGGTCGGCGCTGACTGCGAGCGTCGGGACGGTGCTCGACGAGCGGCGGATGCTGTGGGAGGGGCTCAAGACGCAACTCCTCGGGCTGGCGCTTGCGATCGCGGCGGCGACGGCGTTCAGCCTGGCGCTGCGATCGGCGGCGTTCCTCCCGCCGGCCCTCGACGTGACCACGACCCGCCAGATCGCCAACCGGATCTCGCCGGGGCTGTTGTCGGTCGTCGTCGGCGTCTGCGCGGGCGCTGCCGGGGCGTTCGGCCTCGCAACTGGTGTCTCCGTCGCACTCGTTGGCGTCATGGTCGCGGCGGCGCTGGTGCCGGCGGCCGCCGCCGTCGGCATCGGCATCGCGTGGCGCGTGCCGTCAGTCGCGCTCGGCGCGTTCCTCCTGTTGGTGTTGAACGCGCTGGCGATCCACCTCGCGGCGGCAGCCGTCTTGTGGCACCTCGGCTACCGCCCGGACGACGCGACGGCCAACCGCGACGGCGGCCTCCCGTGGTCCCGCTACGCCTCCGTCGCCGCGGTCGCGCTGGTCGTCCTCGCACTGTTCGTCGCTGCCGGCGCGACTGTCGGGACCCAGATCGCCTTCGAGCGACAGGCCAACGTCGTCGCCGCAGACGTGGTCGACGAGGAGCGCTACGAGGCGCTGGAACTCGTCTCCGTCACCACCGAGTTCGGGCTCCCGGACGCGCTCCTCGCTTCGGGAGACCGCGCGGTCACGGTCGTCGTCTCGCGCCCGGTCGACCGGCGCTACCCGGACCTCGCGCGAACCATCGCCGACGGCATCGAACGCGAGACGGGTAACCGTGTGGCGGTGACCGTCGAGTTCGTCGACCGCCAACGCGTTTCCGCGCCGGCGAGGGCGGTCGGGAGCAGTCGATCGCGGTAA
- a CDS encoding DUF7331 family protein yields the protein MSDDIPADTASEPTHQSDDDRYARISLQDGAIIVYDRNHTSAWIQSDVAVPLPSGPSAGEAPPDVDRATGGGE from the coding sequence ATGAGCGACGACATCCCCGCCGACACCGCCTCCGAGCCGACCCACCAGTCCGACGACGACCGGTACGCACGCATCTCGCTCCAAGACGGCGCCATCATCGTCTACGACCGGAACCACACGAGCGCGTGGATCCAGTCCGACGTCGCCGTCCCGCTCCCGAGCGGCCCGTCCGCCGGGGAGGCGCCGCCCGACGTCGACCGCGCGACGGGTGGAGGTGAGTGA
- a CDS encoding MBL fold metallo-hydrolase, whose amino-acid sequence MIEVHSARWLADAIDDRREFTLLDTRPVDSYESWRVPGAVSFPFGPTEALSDEQLATLREVAPSERPVLTICGKGVTSANLAVRMDRAGWDDVAAVSGGMRDWNDLYETAVFEPSDDLVVVQFGRRGKGCLSYLVGSRSAGEAVVVDPGRHVDQYLAAAAERDLTITAVLDTHVHADHISGGRALADRLGVPYRLGEGAIERDVAIDYAPLADGETLAVGDTDLTALSTPGHTSELVSYRLGDHAVLTGDALFVDSVGRTELQFGEEGAAEGARMAHQTLHEVFGALPEDLTVLPGHVHVDSDGTWATAEPGSLVGARLGDVLDGLALYGLDEAAFVDRMTGDLPEKPANYERVIRINRGVDEPADATETVTLETGRNNCAV is encoded by the coding sequence ATGATCGAGGTACACAGCGCGCGGTGGCTCGCGGACGCGATCGACGACCGCCGAGAGTTCACGCTGCTCGATACGAGACCCGTCGACAGCTACGAGTCGTGGCGCGTCCCGGGCGCGGTGTCGTTCCCGTTCGGCCCGACCGAGGCGCTCTCCGATGAGCAACTCGCGACGTTGCGCGAGGTCGCCCCCTCCGAGCGCCCGGTGCTCACCATCTGCGGGAAGGGGGTCACCTCAGCGAACCTCGCGGTCCGCATGGACCGCGCCGGGTGGGACGACGTGGCCGCCGTCTCCGGCGGGATGCGCGACTGGAACGACCTGTACGAGACGGCGGTGTTCGAACCGTCCGACGACCTCGTCGTCGTCCAGTTCGGCCGCCGCGGGAAGGGCTGCCTCTCGTATCTCGTCGGGTCGCGCTCGGCGGGCGAGGCGGTCGTCGTCGACCCCGGTCGCCACGTCGACCAGTACCTCGCGGCCGCCGCCGAGCGGGACCTGACGATTACGGCGGTGCTCGACACGCACGTCCACGCCGACCACATCAGTGGGGGCCGCGCGCTCGCGGACCGGCTCGGCGTCCCGTACCGACTCGGCGAGGGCGCAATCGAGCGCGACGTGGCCATCGACTACGCGCCGCTCGCCGACGGGGAGACGCTCGCCGTCGGCGACACCGACCTGACGGCGCTGTCGACGCCCGGTCACACGTCCGAACTCGTCAGCTACCGTCTCGGCGACCACGCCGTGCTCACCGGCGACGCGCTGTTCGTCGACTCGGTGGGGCGGACGGAACTCCAGTTCGGCGAGGAAGGCGCCGCCGAGGGCGCCCGGATGGCCCACCAGACGCTCCACGAGGTGTTCGGAGCCTTGCCCGAAGATCTGACCGTCCTCCCGGGCCACGTCCACGTGGACTCCGACGGGACGTGGGCGACCGCCGAACCGGGCTCGCTCGTCGGCGCCCGCCTGGGAGACGTGCTCGACGGCCTCGCACTGTACGGCCTCGACGAGGCGGCGTTCGTCGACCGGATGACCGGTGACTTACCGGAGAAGCCTGCGAACTACGAGCGCGTGATCCGGATCAACCGCGGCGTCGACGAGCCAGCAGACGCGACCGAGACGGTCACGCTGGAGACTGGACGCAACAACTGCGCGGTCTGA
- the nadE gene encoding NAD(+) synthase, producing the protein MSIGSHGIRDTTANTSESRPPELLCDRAVRLVRETVDDADADGAVVALSGGVDSATTAAVAVEALGADNVYTLALPTAETRDEDTDDAREWATTLGVDHATAPLAPAVDVFRRHLAPRIAPAGDEYAAGNLAARLRMAAAYFVANATNRLVVGTANRTERLLGYYTKYGDGGVDLLPLGEYDKGEVRTLAAHLGVPEQIREKAPTAGFWDGQTDEADLGATYATLDRVVDALDAGERGVRPPAAVVDRLDADPATVAEQAARMHRTAHKRTRPSAPPRPLRVLDGGDGLVTGGERVGHVADDLTSFVRERVETAGARRVVVRLSGDVGSSVVAALAADALGPERVYGLHLPCHKTSRLDRPDPAVIADDLGIEFDRVNVRPLVVEMESALPHEVTERAGVRELANLVSRVRMACAYYVANTETDLVLGTTDRTDLQLGRVTKFGDEAVDLRPLGGLYRTEVAALGRHLDLPDSVVEQSADVGATVGAEPDAEMDIERSAATVDGVLEGLVDRDIGITRTAAAQGVDPVVVRRCAQAHVRSQHKRSTPPTTADRPDPGPFHELELKFETGE; encoded by the coding sequence GTGTCGATCGGCAGTCACGGGATACGGGACACCACCGCGAACACCAGCGAGTCCCGGCCACCCGAACTCCTGTGTGACCGCGCGGTCCGTCTCGTCCGCGAGACAGTCGACGACGCCGATGCGGACGGCGCGGTCGTCGCGCTGTCCGGGGGCGTCGATTCAGCGACGACCGCGGCGGTGGCCGTGGAGGCGCTCGGGGCGGACAACGTGTACACGCTGGCGTTGCCGACCGCCGAGACGCGCGACGAGGACACAGACGACGCCCGCGAGTGGGCGACGACCCTCGGTGTCGACCACGCGACGGCGCCGCTCGCCCCGGCGGTCGACGTGTTCAGGCGACACCTCGCCCCTCGGATCGCCCCTGCCGGCGACGAGTACGCCGCTGGTAACCTGGCGGCGCGTCTCCGCATGGCGGCAGCGTACTTCGTCGCGAACGCGACCAACCGGCTCGTGGTCGGCACCGCCAACCGGACGGAGCGACTCCTCGGCTACTACACGAAGTACGGCGACGGCGGCGTCGACCTCCTCCCGCTCGGTGAGTACGACAAAGGAGAGGTGCGCACGCTCGCCGCCCACCTCGGAGTCCCCGAGCAGATCCGCGAGAAGGCGCCGACTGCGGGCTTCTGGGACGGGCAGACCGACGAGGCCGACCTTGGGGCCACGTACGCGACCCTCGACCGCGTCGTCGACGCCCTCGACGCCGGCGAGCGGGGCGTCAGACCCCCGGCGGCTGTCGTCGACCGACTCGACGCGGACCCGGCGACGGTCGCCGAACAGGCCGCGCGGATGCACCGCACGGCACACAAGCGGACGCGACCGTCGGCCCCGCCGCGACCACTCCGTGTACTCGACGGCGGCGACGGCCTCGTGACCGGGGGCGAGCGAGTCGGCCACGTCGCCGACGACCTCACCTCGTTCGTCCGCGAGCGCGTCGAAACCGCCGGCGCACGGCGCGTCGTCGTCCGGCTATCGGGCGATGTCGGCTCCAGCGTCGTCGCCGCCCTCGCCGCCGACGCGCTCGGCCCAGAGCGTGTGTACGGTCTCCACCTTCCGTGTCACAAGACTAGCCGCCTCGACCGTCCCGACCCCGCCGTGATCGCGGACGACCTCGGCATCGAGTTCGACCGCGTCAACGTCCGCCCGCTCGTCGTCGAGATGGAGTCGGCACTCCCCCACGAGGTTACCGAACGCGCAGGCGTCCGCGAACTCGCGAACCTCGTCTCCCGAGTGCGGATGGCGTGCGCCTACTACGTCGCCAACACGGAGACTGACCTCGTGCTCGGGACGACCGACCGGACCGACCTCCAGTTGGGCCGCGTGACGAAGTTCGGCGACGAAGCCGTCGACCTCCGCCCCCTCGGTGGGCTGTACCGTACAGAGGTCGCGGCGCTGGGTCGCCACCTCGACCTCCCTGACTCCGTGGTCGAGCAGTCCGCCGACGTGGGAGCGACGGTCGGAGCAGAGCCCGACGCCGAGATGGACATCGAACGGTCCGCAGCGACCGTCGACGGCGTGCTCGAGGGCCTCGTCGATCGGGACATCGGCATCACCCGGACCGCCGCGGCGCAGGGGGTCGATCCGGTGGTCGTGCGCCGCTGTGCGCAAGCGCACGTGCGGTCGCAGCACAAACGCTCCACGCCGCCGACGACGGCAGATCGGCCCGACCCGGGGCCGTTCCACGAGTTAGAACTGAAGTTCGAGACGGGGGAGTAG
- a CDS encoding TrmB family transcriptional regulator: MDLTSSQRDILNTLVNGYETDESPMPATEIAEVCDRHVGTIRNLMQMMKSLGLVEGVPGSEGGYVPTDAAYEALDRDRAGGEEMLGLAHDFDRVDVAVESIGFTNVHHPEKCRARVTFRESVARFDVGDPVIVGPTPNGLVIAGEVEATDEGHNVLHLAVYNLEAPLSE, translated from the coding sequence ATGGACCTGACCAGCAGCCAGCGCGACATCCTCAACACCCTCGTCAACGGGTACGAGACCGACGAGTCACCGATGCCGGCGACCGAGATCGCGGAGGTCTGCGACCGGCACGTCGGCACGATCCGCAACTTGATGCAGATGATGAAGTCGTTGGGCCTCGTCGAGGGCGTTCCGGGGTCAGAGGGAGGGTACGTCCCCACCGACGCGGCGTACGAGGCACTCGACCGCGACCGCGCGGGCGGCGAGGAGATGCTCGGCCTCGCCCACGACTTCGACCGCGTCGACGTGGCGGTGGAGTCGATCGGCTTCACGAACGTCCACCACCCGGAGAAGTGCCGCGCTCGCGTGACGTTCCGCGAGTCCGTCGCCCGTTTCGACGTCGGTGACCCGGTGATCGTCGGCCCGACGCCGAACGGCCTCGTCATCGCGGGCGAAGTCGAGGCGACCGACGAGGGACACAACGTCCTCCATCTCGCAGTGTACAACCTCGAGGCGCCCCTCTCCGAGTAG